One genomic window of Syngnathoides biaculeatus isolate LvHL_M chromosome 13, ASM1980259v1, whole genome shotgun sequence includes the following:
- the LOC133510940 gene encoding regulator of G-protein signaling 21-like, whose protein sequence is MWKTTRRISLSGRLCCFPEDPLEDVDAWSESMDNVLTCQKGRLAFRQFLQSEHSEENILFWLACEEYKKMKNVPEMISSANRIYFEFVQTEAPKQINIDCGTRDKIATNISQPTPTSFDSAQKLIYSLMARDCYPRFLKSDIYRALLRKRDLR, encoded by the exons ATGTGGAAAACGACAAGAAGGATTTCGCTGTCT GGTAGATTGTGCTGCTTCCCCGAGGACCCTCTGGAGGACGTCGACGCTTGGAGCGAGTCGATGGACAATGTCCTCACATGCCAAA AAGGCCGACTGGCTTTCCGGCAGTTCTTGCAGTCCGAGCACAGCGAGGAGAACATCTTGTTTTGGCTTGCGTGTGAggagtacaaaaaaatgaagaacgTCCCGGAGATGATCTCTTCTGCCAACAGGATCTACTTTGAATTTGTCCAAACCGAAGCACCCAAACAG ATCAACATTGATTGCGGTACCAGGGACAAAATAGCAACGAACATCTCCCAGCCGACGCCGACTTCCTTCGACTCGGCGCAGAAGCTCATCTACTCCCTGATGGCGAGGGATTGCTACCCGCGCTTCCTCAAGTCGGACATCTACCGAGCACTCCTGAGGAAGAGGGACTTGAGGTGA